One window of Siniperca chuatsi isolate FFG_IHB_CAS linkage group LG15, ASM2008510v1, whole genome shotgun sequence genomic DNA carries:
- the LOC122861466 gene encoding fibrillin-2-like isoform X1, translating to MSLDWASRSPRLVGRGPEHIKRPQTAVAVDRKQLCATEGNMTSAMWGLLCFIGVLASGTLGTLPQFGSHDRQIHSIRPLIPRVSPQVPPRVKQPFEDAKSNEQTSDEEPSSETFQEVQLGDHTATDNHLKQGRRRTDDGAGGTNSRFYRYQPSHHQPPKRSQPLSQLQRTAAPFASWQPAGDSSGSPASIRTAAATRSNCRNRPIDLVFIIDSSRSVRPAEFEKAKEFLQDMVDSLEIGSDATRVGLVNYASTVQIEFLLKTYFDKSALKQALARVEPLASGTMTGMAIKTAMEKAFTTKAGARVSSMNIAKVAIIVTDGRPQDKVEDVSAAARASGIEIYAVGVDRADMMSLRLMASHPHDDHVFYVETYGVIEKLTSKFRETLCGKDADNGSADIPLDGRIDDYGLDLDGRKDGNGINNENDDKGNNGLDACAQGHNCQHICVNDGNSYNCKCRAGYVLNPDEKTCSRSDACAHGHNCQHICINNGDSYSCKCRVGYVLNADQKTCSRSDACAQGHDCQHICVSNGDSYICKCQEGYVLNADQKTCSRLDSCSQEHDCQHICVSTDNSYICKCRMGYVLNADQKTCSRKNLDLSELDACAQGHDCHHICVKNGDSYLCMCHEGYVLNADKKTCSRSPTCAQGNDCQHVCVNTDDSYICKCHLGYVLNADQKTCSRSASCLHGHDCQHICENDDDSYICKCRAGYKLNADQKTCSRSDTCAQGHDCQHICVSNGDSYVCKCQVGYVLNADQKTCSRSDACAQGHDCQHICVKNGDSHLCMCHEEYVLNADQKTCSRSDPCAHGHDCQHICINSDDSYICKCRVGYILNPDKKTCSRSDRCAQEHDCQHICVSTDESFVCKCQMGYVLNADQKTCSRSDACAQGHDCQHICVNSDDSYICKCRVGYVLNADQKTCSRSGSDPCAHGHDCQHICVKNGNSHLCMCHEEYVLNADQKTCSRSDPCAHGHDCQHICINSDDSYICKCRVGYILNPDKKTCSRSDRCAQEHDCQHICVSTDESFVCKCQMGYVLNADQKTCSRSDACAQGHDCQHICVNSDDSYICKCHVGYVLNADQKTCSRSGSDPCAQGHDCQHICVNNGNSYICKCRVGYVLNMDQKTCSRSDACAQGHDCQHICINSGDSYNCKCQVGYVLNADQKTCSQEMRSEITQDACMCEAQIVFQKKVQSTIQELSRKLDELSDKVNLIEDQQLY from the exons ATGTCTCTGGATTGGGCCTCTCGCTCCCCACGCCTCGTGGGCCGTGGACCAGAGCATATAAAGAGGCCACAGACAGCTGTGGCAGTGGACCGAAAACAACTGTGCGCGACTGAGGGCAACATGACTTCAGCAATGTGGGGACTGCTCTGTTTCATTGGCGTCCTGGCGTCGGGAACTCTGGGAACTCTCCCACAGTTTGGGTCACACGACCGGCAGATTCACTCAATTAGGCCATTAATCCCGCGGGTGTCCCCGCAAGTCCCTCCGAGGGTCAAGCAGCCGTTTGAAGATGCCAAATCTAACGAACAAACCTCTGACGAAGAACCAAGTTCTGAAACCTTTCAAGAGGTCCAGCTGGGGGATCACACAGCTACCGACAACCACCTGAAGCAGGGGAGACGCAGAACTGACGACGGAG CTGGTGGCACTAATTCCAGGTTTTATCGCTATCAGCCCTCCCACCACCAGCCGCCAAAGAGAAGCCAGCCGCTCTCACAGCTGCAACGCACAGCTGCACCATTTGCATCCTGGCAGCCTGCTGGAGACTCGAGTGGCTCTCCTGCATCCATCAGAACGGCCGCAG caACAAGGTCCAACTGCAGAAATCGGCCTATAGACTTGGTCTTCATTATAGACAGCTCCCGCAGTGTACGCCCCGCTGAGTTTGAAAAGGCCAAAGAGTTCCTGCAAGACATGGTGGACAGCTTGGAGATCGGCTCAGATGCCACGCGAGTCGGCCTCGTCAATTATGCCAGCACAGTGCAGATAGAGTTTCTGCTGAAGACGTATTTTGACAAGTCTGCCCTGAAGCAGGCACTGGCCCGTGTTGAGCCCCTCGCTTCGGGCACCATGACAGGCATGGCCATCAAGACTGCCATGGAGAAAGCTTTCACCACGAAGGCAGGGGCCCGAGTTAGCTCCATGAATATCGCCAAAGTAGCCATCATTGTGACAGACGGGAGGCCCCAGGACAAGGTAGAGGATGTATCAGCAGCAGCTCGGGCATCTGGGATCGAGATCTACGCAGTGGGAGTAGACAGAGCTGATATGATGTCCCTCCGCCTCATGGCCAGCCACCCACATGATGACCATGTCTTTTATGTGGAGACCTATGGTGTCATAGAGAAGCTCACTTCCAAATTTAGGGAAACCTTGTGTGGTAAGGATGCTGATAATGGGAGTGCGGATATTCCATTAGATGGCCGAATTGATGATTATGGACTAGACCTAGATGGCAGAAAAGACGGTAATggaataaataatgaaaatgacgATAAAGGAAACAACG GTTTGGATGCATGTGCTCAGGGACACAATTGCCAGCACATTTGTGTCAACGATGGCAACTCATACAACTGCAAATGTCGTGCGGGCTATGTCTTGAACCCGGACGAGAAAACATGCTCAC GTTCGGATGCATGTGCCCATGGACATAACTGCCAGCATATTTGTATCAACAATGGTGACTCATACAGCTGCAAGTGTCGAGTGGGATATGTGTTGAATGCAGACCAGAAAACATGCTCAC GTTCAGATGCATGTGCCCAAGGACATGACTGCCAACATATTTGTGTCAGCAATGGTGACTCGTACATCTGCAAATGTCAAGAGGGATATGTGTTGAATGCAGACCAGAAAACATGCTCAC gtttGGATTCATGTTCCCAGGAACATGACTGCCAGCATATTTGTGTCAGCACTGATAATTCATACATCTGTAAATGTCGAATGGGATATGTGTTGAATGCAGACCAGAAAACATGCTCACGTAAGAACCTGGACCTTTCAG aGTTGGATGCATGTGCCCAGGGACATGACTGCCACCATATTTGTGTCAAAAATGGCGATTCTTACCTTTGTATGTGTCACGAGGGATATGTGTTGAACGCAGACAAGAAAACATGCTCAC GTTCACCTACATGTGCCCAGGGAAATGACTGCCAGCATGTTTGTGTAAACACTGATGATTCTTACATCTGCAAGTGTCATTTGGGATATGTATTGAATGCCGACCAGAAAACATGCTCAC GTTCTGCTTCTTGTCTTCATGGACATGATTGCCAGCACATTTGTGAAAACGATGATGACTCGTACATCTGCAAGTGTCGAGCGGGATATAAGTTAAATGCAGACCAAAAAACATGCTCAC GTTCAGATACTTGTGCTCAGGGACATGACTGCCAACATATTTGTGTCAGCAATGGTGACTCGTACGTCTGCAAATGTCAAGTGGGATATGTGTTGAATGCAGACCAGAAAACATGCTCAC GTTCGGATGCATGTGCCCAGGGACATGACTGCCAGCATATTTGTGTCAAAAATGGCGATTCTCACCTTTGCATGTGTCATGAGGAATATGTGTTGAATGCAGACCAGAAAACATGCTCAC gTTCTGATCCATGTGCCCATGGACATGATTGCCAGCACATTTGTATAAACAGTGATGATTCGTACATCTGCAAGTGTCGAGTGGGATATATTTTGAATCCAGACAAGAAAACATGCTCAC GTTCAGACAGATGTGCCCAGGAACATGACTGCCAGCATATTTGTGTCAGCACTGATGAATCGTTTGTCTGCAAGTGTCAAATGGGATATGTGTTGAATGCAGACCAGAAAACATGCTCAC GATCGGATGCATGTGCCCAGGGACATGACTGCCAACACATTTGCGTCAACAGTGATGACTCGTATATCTGCAAGTGTCGTGTGGGATATGTATTGAATGCAGACCAGAAAACATGCTCAC GTTCAGGTTCGGATCCATGTGCCCATGGACATGACTGCCAACATATTTGTGTCAAAAATGGCAATTCTCACCTTTGCATGTGTCATGAGGAATATGTGTTGAATGCAGACCAGAAAACATGCTCAC gTTCTGATCCATGTGCCCATGGACATGATTGCCAGCACATTTGTATAAACAGTGATGATTCGTACATCTGCAAGTGTCGAGTGGGATATATTTTGAATCCAGACAAGAAAACATGCTCAC GTTCAGACAGATGTGCCCAGGAACATGACTGCCAACATATTTGTGTCAGCACTGATGAATCGTTTGTCTGCAAGTGTCAAATGGGATATGTGTTGAATGCAGACCAGAAAACATGCTCAC GATCGGATGCATGTGCCCAGGGACATGACTGCCAACACATTTGCGTCAACAGTGATGACTCGTATATCTGCAAATGTCATGTGGGATATGTATTGAATGCAGACCAGAAAACATGCTCAC GTTCAGGTTCGGATCCATGTGCCCAGGGACATGACTGCCAGCATATTTGTGTCAACAATGGGAACTCATACATCTGCAAGTGTCGAGTGGGATATGTGTTGAACATGGATCAGAAAACATGCTCAC GTTCAGATGCATGTGCTCAGGGACATGACTGCCAGCATATTTGTATCAACAGTGGTGACTCATACAACTGCAAGTGTCAAGTGGGATATGTGTTGAATGCAGACCAGAAAACATGCTCAC AGGAAATGAGAAGTGAAATAACTCAAGATGCCTGCATGTGTGAAGCTCAGATTGTGTTCCAGAAAAAAGTACAGTCAACCATCCAGGAGCTGAGCAGAAAAC TTGATGAACTTTCAGACAAAGTGAACCTGATTGAGGACCAGCAGCTGTATTAA
- the LOC122861466 gene encoding matrilin-2-like isoform X3, which translates to MSLDWASRSPRLVGRGPEHIKRPQTAVAVDRKQLCATEGNMTSAMWGLLCFIGVLASGTLGTLPQFGSHDRQIHSIRPLIPRVSPQVPPRVKQPFEDAKSNEQTSDEEPSSETFQEVQLGDHTATDNHLKQGRRRTDDGAGGTNSRFYRYQPSHHQPPKRSQPLSQLQRTAAPFASWQPAGDSSGSPASIRTAAATRSNCRNRPIDLVFIIDSSRSVRPAEFEKAKEFLQDMVDSLEIGSDATRVGLVNYASTVQIEFLLKTYFDKSALKQALARVEPLASGTMTGMAIKTAMEKAFTTKAGARVSSMNIAKVAIIVTDGRPQDKVEDVSAAARASGIEIYAVGVDRADMMSLRLMASHPHDDHVFYVETYGVIEKLTSKFRETLCGKDADNGSADIPLDGRIDDYGLDLDGRKDGNGINNENDDKGNNGLDACAQGHNCQHICVNDGNSYNCKCRAGYVLNPDEKTCSRSDACAHGHNCQHICINNGDSYSCKCRVGYVLNADQKTCSRSDACAQGHDCQHICVSNGDSYICKCQEGYVLNADQKTCSRLDSCSQEHDCQHICVSTDNSYICKCRMGYVLNADQKTCSRKNLDLSELDACAQGHDCHHICVKNGDSYLCMCHEGYVLNADKKTCSRSPTCAQGNDCQHVCVNTDDSYICKCHLGYVLNADQKTCSRSASCLHGHDCQHICENDDDSYICKCRAGYKLNADQKTCSRSDTCAQGHDCQHICVSNGDSYVCKCQVGYVLNADQKTCSRSDACAQGHDCQHICVKNGDSHLCMCHEEYVLNADQKTCSRSDPCAHGHDCQHICINSDDSYICKCRVGYILNPDKKTCSRSDRCAQEHDCQHICVSTDESFVCKCQMGYVLNADQKTCSRSDACAQGHDCQHICVNSDDSYICKCRVGYVLNADQKTCSRSGSDPCAHGHDCQHICVKNGNSHLCMCHEEYVLNADQKTCSRSDPCAHGHDCQHICINSDDSYICKCRVGYILNPDKKTCSRSDRCAQEHDCQHICVSTDESFVCKCQMGYVLNADQKTCSRSGSDPCAQGHDCQHICVNNGNSYICKCRVGYVLNMDQKTCSRSDACAQGHDCQHICINSGDSYNCKCQVGYVLNADQKTCSQEMRSEITQDACMCEAQIVFQKKVQSTIQELSRKLDELSDKVNLIEDQQLY; encoded by the exons ATGTCTCTGGATTGGGCCTCTCGCTCCCCACGCCTCGTGGGCCGTGGACCAGAGCATATAAAGAGGCCACAGACAGCTGTGGCAGTGGACCGAAAACAACTGTGCGCGACTGAGGGCAACATGACTTCAGCAATGTGGGGACTGCTCTGTTTCATTGGCGTCCTGGCGTCGGGAACTCTGGGAACTCTCCCACAGTTTGGGTCACACGACCGGCAGATTCACTCAATTAGGCCATTAATCCCGCGGGTGTCCCCGCAAGTCCCTCCGAGGGTCAAGCAGCCGTTTGAAGATGCCAAATCTAACGAACAAACCTCTGACGAAGAACCAAGTTCTGAAACCTTTCAAGAGGTCCAGCTGGGGGATCACACAGCTACCGACAACCACCTGAAGCAGGGGAGACGCAGAACTGACGACGGAG CTGGTGGCACTAATTCCAGGTTTTATCGCTATCAGCCCTCCCACCACCAGCCGCCAAAGAGAAGCCAGCCGCTCTCACAGCTGCAACGCACAGCTGCACCATTTGCATCCTGGCAGCCTGCTGGAGACTCGAGTGGCTCTCCTGCATCCATCAGAACGGCCGCAG caACAAGGTCCAACTGCAGAAATCGGCCTATAGACTTGGTCTTCATTATAGACAGCTCCCGCAGTGTACGCCCCGCTGAGTTTGAAAAGGCCAAAGAGTTCCTGCAAGACATGGTGGACAGCTTGGAGATCGGCTCAGATGCCACGCGAGTCGGCCTCGTCAATTATGCCAGCACAGTGCAGATAGAGTTTCTGCTGAAGACGTATTTTGACAAGTCTGCCCTGAAGCAGGCACTGGCCCGTGTTGAGCCCCTCGCTTCGGGCACCATGACAGGCATGGCCATCAAGACTGCCATGGAGAAAGCTTTCACCACGAAGGCAGGGGCCCGAGTTAGCTCCATGAATATCGCCAAAGTAGCCATCATTGTGACAGACGGGAGGCCCCAGGACAAGGTAGAGGATGTATCAGCAGCAGCTCGGGCATCTGGGATCGAGATCTACGCAGTGGGAGTAGACAGAGCTGATATGATGTCCCTCCGCCTCATGGCCAGCCACCCACATGATGACCATGTCTTTTATGTGGAGACCTATGGTGTCATAGAGAAGCTCACTTCCAAATTTAGGGAAACCTTGTGTGGTAAGGATGCTGATAATGGGAGTGCGGATATTCCATTAGATGGCCGAATTGATGATTATGGACTAGACCTAGATGGCAGAAAAGACGGTAATggaataaataatgaaaatgacgATAAAGGAAACAACG GTTTGGATGCATGTGCTCAGGGACACAATTGCCAGCACATTTGTGTCAACGATGGCAACTCATACAACTGCAAATGTCGTGCGGGCTATGTCTTGAACCCGGACGAGAAAACATGCTCAC GTTCGGATGCATGTGCCCATGGACATAACTGCCAGCATATTTGTATCAACAATGGTGACTCATACAGCTGCAAGTGTCGAGTGGGATATGTGTTGAATGCAGACCAGAAAACATGCTCAC GTTCAGATGCATGTGCCCAAGGACATGACTGCCAACATATTTGTGTCAGCAATGGTGACTCGTACATCTGCAAATGTCAAGAGGGATATGTGTTGAATGCAGACCAGAAAACATGCTCAC gtttGGATTCATGTTCCCAGGAACATGACTGCCAGCATATTTGTGTCAGCACTGATAATTCATACATCTGTAAATGTCGAATGGGATATGTGTTGAATGCAGACCAGAAAACATGCTCACGTAAGAACCTGGACCTTTCAG aGTTGGATGCATGTGCCCAGGGACATGACTGCCACCATATTTGTGTCAAAAATGGCGATTCTTACCTTTGTATGTGTCACGAGGGATATGTGTTGAACGCAGACAAGAAAACATGCTCAC GTTCACCTACATGTGCCCAGGGAAATGACTGCCAGCATGTTTGTGTAAACACTGATGATTCTTACATCTGCAAGTGTCATTTGGGATATGTATTGAATGCCGACCAGAAAACATGCTCAC GTTCTGCTTCTTGTCTTCATGGACATGATTGCCAGCACATTTGTGAAAACGATGATGACTCGTACATCTGCAAGTGTCGAGCGGGATATAAGTTAAATGCAGACCAAAAAACATGCTCAC GTTCAGATACTTGTGCTCAGGGACATGACTGCCAACATATTTGTGTCAGCAATGGTGACTCGTACGTCTGCAAATGTCAAGTGGGATATGTGTTGAATGCAGACCAGAAAACATGCTCAC GTTCGGATGCATGTGCCCAGGGACATGACTGCCAGCATATTTGTGTCAAAAATGGCGATTCTCACCTTTGCATGTGTCATGAGGAATATGTGTTGAATGCAGACCAGAAAACATGCTCAC gTTCTGATCCATGTGCCCATGGACATGATTGCCAGCACATTTGTATAAACAGTGATGATTCGTACATCTGCAAGTGTCGAGTGGGATATATTTTGAATCCAGACAAGAAAACATGCTCAC GTTCAGACAGATGTGCCCAGGAACATGACTGCCAGCATATTTGTGTCAGCACTGATGAATCGTTTGTCTGCAAGTGTCAAATGGGATATGTGTTGAATGCAGACCAGAAAACATGCTCAC GATCGGATGCATGTGCCCAGGGACATGACTGCCAACACATTTGCGTCAACAGTGATGACTCGTATATCTGCAAGTGTCGTGTGGGATATGTATTGAATGCAGACCAGAAAACATGCTCAC GTTCAGGTTCGGATCCATGTGCCCATGGACATGACTGCCAACATATTTGTGTCAAAAATGGCAATTCTCACCTTTGCATGTGTCATGAGGAATATGTGTTGAATGCAGACCAGAAAACATGCTCAC gTTCTGATCCATGTGCCCATGGACATGATTGCCAGCACATTTGTATAAACAGTGATGATTCGTACATCTGCAAGTGTCGAGTGGGATATATTTTGAATCCAGACAAGAAAACATGCTCAC GTTCAGACAGATGTGCCCAGGAACATGACTGCCAACATATTTGTGTCAGCACTGATGAATCGTTTGTCTGCAAGTGTCAAATGGGATATGTGTTGAATGCAGACCAGAAAACATGCTCAC GTTCAGGTTCGGATCCATGTGCCCAGGGACATGACTGCCAGCATATTTGTGTCAACAATGGGAACTCATACATCTGCAAGTGTCGAGTGGGATATGTGTTGAACATGGATCAGAAAACATGCTCAC GTTCAGATGCATGTGCTCAGGGACATGACTGCCAGCATATTTGTATCAACAGTGGTGACTCATACAACTGCAAGTGTCAAGTGGGATATGTGTTGAATGCAGACCAGAAAACATGCTCAC AGGAAATGAGAAGTGAAATAACTCAAGATGCCTGCATGTGTGAAGCTCAGATTGTGTTCCAGAAAAAAGTACAGTCAACCATCCAGGAGCTGAGCAGAAAAC TTGATGAACTTTCAGACAAAGTGAACCTGATTGAGGACCAGCAGCTGTATTAA
- the LOC122861466 gene encoding fibrillin-2-like isoform X2, producing the protein MSLDWASRSPRLVGRGPEHIKRPQTAVAVDRKQLCATEGNMTSAMWGLLCFIGVLASGTLGTLPQFGSHDRQIHSIRPLIPRVSPQVPPRVKQPFEDAKSNEQTSDEEPSSETFQEVQLGDHTATDNHLKQGRRRTDDGAGGTNSRFYRYQPSHHQPPKRSQPLSQLQRTAAPFASWQPAGDSSGSPASIRTAAATRSNCRNRPIDLVFIIDSSRSVRPAEFEKAKEFLQDMVDSLEIGSDATRVGLVNYASTVQIEFLLKTYFDKSALKQALARVEPLASGTMTGMAIKTAMEKAFTTKAGARVSSMNIAKVAIIVTDGRPQDKVEDVSAAARASGIEIYAVGVDRADMMSLRLMASHPHDDHVFYVETYGVIEKLTSKFRETLCGKDADNGSADIPLDGRIDDYGLDLDGRKDGNGINNENDDKGNNGLDACAQGHNCQHICVNDGNSYNCKCRAGYVLNPDEKTCSRSDACAHGHNCQHICINNGDSYSCKCRVGYVLNADQKTCSRSDACAQGHDCQHICVSNGDSYICKCQEGYVLNADQKTCSRLDSCSQEHDCQHICVSTDNSYICKCRMGYVLNADQKTCSQLDACAQGHDCHHICVKNGDSYLCMCHEGYVLNADKKTCSRSPTCAQGNDCQHVCVNTDDSYICKCHLGYVLNADQKTCSRSASCLHGHDCQHICENDDDSYICKCRAGYKLNADQKTCSRSDTCAQGHDCQHICVSNGDSYVCKCQVGYVLNADQKTCSRSDACAQGHDCQHICVKNGDSHLCMCHEEYVLNADQKTCSRSDPCAHGHDCQHICINSDDSYICKCRVGYILNPDKKTCSRSDRCAQEHDCQHICVSTDESFVCKCQMGYVLNADQKTCSRSDACAQGHDCQHICVNSDDSYICKCRVGYVLNADQKTCSRSGSDPCAHGHDCQHICVKNGNSHLCMCHEEYVLNADQKTCSRSDPCAHGHDCQHICINSDDSYICKCRVGYILNPDKKTCSRSDRCAQEHDCQHICVSTDESFVCKCQMGYVLNADQKTCSRSDACAQGHDCQHICVNSDDSYICKCHVGYVLNADQKTCSRSGSDPCAQGHDCQHICVNNGNSYICKCRVGYVLNMDQKTCSRSDACAQGHDCQHICINSGDSYNCKCQVGYVLNADQKTCSQEMRSEITQDACMCEAQIVFQKKVQSTIQELSRKLDELSDKVNLIEDQQLY; encoded by the exons ATGTCTCTGGATTGGGCCTCTCGCTCCCCACGCCTCGTGGGCCGTGGACCAGAGCATATAAAGAGGCCACAGACAGCTGTGGCAGTGGACCGAAAACAACTGTGCGCGACTGAGGGCAACATGACTTCAGCAATGTGGGGACTGCTCTGTTTCATTGGCGTCCTGGCGTCGGGAACTCTGGGAACTCTCCCACAGTTTGGGTCACACGACCGGCAGATTCACTCAATTAGGCCATTAATCCCGCGGGTGTCCCCGCAAGTCCCTCCGAGGGTCAAGCAGCCGTTTGAAGATGCCAAATCTAACGAACAAACCTCTGACGAAGAACCAAGTTCTGAAACCTTTCAAGAGGTCCAGCTGGGGGATCACACAGCTACCGACAACCACCTGAAGCAGGGGAGACGCAGAACTGACGACGGAG CTGGTGGCACTAATTCCAGGTTTTATCGCTATCAGCCCTCCCACCACCAGCCGCCAAAGAGAAGCCAGCCGCTCTCACAGCTGCAACGCACAGCTGCACCATTTGCATCCTGGCAGCCTGCTGGAGACTCGAGTGGCTCTCCTGCATCCATCAGAACGGCCGCAG caACAAGGTCCAACTGCAGAAATCGGCCTATAGACTTGGTCTTCATTATAGACAGCTCCCGCAGTGTACGCCCCGCTGAGTTTGAAAAGGCCAAAGAGTTCCTGCAAGACATGGTGGACAGCTTGGAGATCGGCTCAGATGCCACGCGAGTCGGCCTCGTCAATTATGCCAGCACAGTGCAGATAGAGTTTCTGCTGAAGACGTATTTTGACAAGTCTGCCCTGAAGCAGGCACTGGCCCGTGTTGAGCCCCTCGCTTCGGGCACCATGACAGGCATGGCCATCAAGACTGCCATGGAGAAAGCTTTCACCACGAAGGCAGGGGCCCGAGTTAGCTCCATGAATATCGCCAAAGTAGCCATCATTGTGACAGACGGGAGGCCCCAGGACAAGGTAGAGGATGTATCAGCAGCAGCTCGGGCATCTGGGATCGAGATCTACGCAGTGGGAGTAGACAGAGCTGATATGATGTCCCTCCGCCTCATGGCCAGCCACCCACATGATGACCATGTCTTTTATGTGGAGACCTATGGTGTCATAGAGAAGCTCACTTCCAAATTTAGGGAAACCTTGTGTGGTAAGGATGCTGATAATGGGAGTGCGGATATTCCATTAGATGGCCGAATTGATGATTATGGACTAGACCTAGATGGCAGAAAAGACGGTAATggaataaataatgaaaatgacgATAAAGGAAACAACG GTTTGGATGCATGTGCTCAGGGACACAATTGCCAGCACATTTGTGTCAACGATGGCAACTCATACAACTGCAAATGTCGTGCGGGCTATGTCTTGAACCCGGACGAGAAAACATGCTCAC GTTCGGATGCATGTGCCCATGGACATAACTGCCAGCATATTTGTATCAACAATGGTGACTCATACAGCTGCAAGTGTCGAGTGGGATATGTGTTGAATGCAGACCAGAAAACATGCTCAC GTTCAGATGCATGTGCCCAAGGACATGACTGCCAACATATTTGTGTCAGCAATGGTGACTCGTACATCTGCAAATGTCAAGAGGGATATGTGTTGAATGCAGACCAGAAAACATGCTCAC gtttGGATTCATGTTCCCAGGAACATGACTGCCAGCATATTTGTGTCAGCACTGATAATTCATACATCTGTAAATGTCGAATGGGATATGTGTTGAATGCAGACCAGAAAACATGCTCAC aGTTGGATGCATGTGCCCAGGGACATGACTGCCACCATATTTGTGTCAAAAATGGCGATTCTTACCTTTGTATGTGTCACGAGGGATATGTGTTGAACGCAGACAAGAAAACATGCTCAC GTTCACCTACATGTGCCCAGGGAAATGACTGCCAGCATGTTTGTGTAAACACTGATGATTCTTACATCTGCAAGTGTCATTTGGGATATGTATTGAATGCCGACCAGAAAACATGCTCAC GTTCTGCTTCTTGTCTTCATGGACATGATTGCCAGCACATTTGTGAAAACGATGATGACTCGTACATCTGCAAGTGTCGAGCGGGATATAAGTTAAATGCAGACCAAAAAACATGCTCAC GTTCAGATACTTGTGCTCAGGGACATGACTGCCAACATATTTGTGTCAGCAATGGTGACTCGTACGTCTGCAAATGTCAAGTGGGATATGTGTTGAATGCAGACCAGAAAACATGCTCAC GTTCGGATGCATGTGCCCAGGGACATGACTGCCAGCATATTTGTGTCAAAAATGGCGATTCTCACCTTTGCATGTGTCATGAGGAATATGTGTTGAATGCAGACCAGAAAACATGCTCAC gTTCTGATCCATGTGCCCATGGACATGATTGCCAGCACATTTGTATAAACAGTGATGATTCGTACATCTGCAAGTGTCGAGTGGGATATATTTTGAATCCAGACAAGAAAACATGCTCAC GTTCAGACAGATGTGCCCAGGAACATGACTGCCAGCATATTTGTGTCAGCACTGATGAATCGTTTGTCTGCAAGTGTCAAATGGGATATGTGTTGAATGCAGACCAGAAAACATGCTCAC GATCGGATGCATGTGCCCAGGGACATGACTGCCAACACATTTGCGTCAACAGTGATGACTCGTATATCTGCAAGTGTCGTGTGGGATATGTATTGAATGCAGACCAGAAAACATGCTCAC GTTCAGGTTCGGATCCATGTGCCCATGGACATGACTGCCAACATATTTGTGTCAAAAATGGCAATTCTCACCTTTGCATGTGTCATGAGGAATATGTGTTGAATGCAGACCAGAAAACATGCTCAC gTTCTGATCCATGTGCCCATGGACATGATTGCCAGCACATTTGTATAAACAGTGATGATTCGTACATCTGCAAGTGTCGAGTGGGATATATTTTGAATCCAGACAAGAAAACATGCTCAC GTTCAGACAGATGTGCCCAGGAACATGACTGCCAACATATTTGTGTCAGCACTGATGAATCGTTTGTCTGCAAGTGTCAAATGGGATATGTGTTGAATGCAGACCAGAAAACATGCTCAC GATCGGATGCATGTGCCCAGGGACATGACTGCCAACACATTTGCGTCAACAGTGATGACTCGTATATCTGCAAATGTCATGTGGGATATGTATTGAATGCAGACCAGAAAACATGCTCAC GTTCAGGTTCGGATCCATGTGCCCAGGGACATGACTGCCAGCATATTTGTGTCAACAATGGGAACTCATACATCTGCAAGTGTCGAGTGGGATATGTGTTGAACATGGATCAGAAAACATGCTCAC GTTCAGATGCATGTGCTCAGGGACATGACTGCCAGCATATTTGTATCAACAGTGGTGACTCATACAACTGCAAGTGTCAAGTGGGATATGTGTTGAATGCAGACCAGAAAACATGCTCAC AGGAAATGAGAAGTGAAATAACTCAAGATGCCTGCATGTGTGAAGCTCAGATTGTGTTCCAGAAAAAAGTACAGTCAACCATCCAGGAGCTGAGCAGAAAAC TTGATGAACTTTCAGACAAAGTGAACCTGATTGAGGACCAGCAGCTGTATTAA